The following proteins are encoded in a genomic region of Zea mays cultivar B73 chromosome 9, Zm-B73-REFERENCE-NAM-5.0, whole genome shotgun sequence:
- the LOC100285712 gene encoding RING zinc finger protein-like — protein sequence MWGFASNAWASGLGKRSPPNCTSSSAACSDDEASSCTSREEGLECPICWESFNIVENVPYVLWCGHTLCKNCVLGLQWAVIKVPTVPMQLPFFVCCPWCNLLSLRILYKGNLTFPRKNYFLLWMVEGMNGERARSRPATHSEQHTPWLSSSSRANGNAGCSNPTRRHLPLPPPVDTTSPTNANHANHGVPVPLLNAERVQASLRKSLSFLVHLTAKFPLVFIFLLIVLYAIPASAAVLLLYILITVLFALPSFLILYFAYPSLDWLVREIFA from the coding sequence ATGTGGGGTTTTGCATCAAATGCTTGGGCATCCGggctggggaagaggagtcccccaAATTGCACCTCTTCGAGTGCTGCTTGTTCCGATGACGAAGCATCCTCGTGCACGAGCAGGGAAGAAGGCCTGGAATGCCCAATATGTTGGGAGTCTTTCAATATAGTGGAGAATGTGCCTTACGTGCTATGGTGCGGCCACACCCTTTGCAAGAACTGCGTCCTAGGACTTCAATGGGCCGTCATCAAAGTTCCAACTGTGCCGATGCAGCTACCCTTCTTCGTTTGCTGTCCCTGGTGCAACCTCCTGTCGCTTCGCATACTTTACAAAGGGAACCTCACGTTCCCACGGAAGAATTATTTCCTCCTCTGGATGGTTGAGGGGATGAATGGTGAGCGGGCCAGATCACGCCCAGCTACTCACAGCGAGCAACATACTCCATGGCTCTCAAGCAGCAGCAGAGCAAATGGAAATGCAGGCTGTTCAAATCCCACAAGACGCCACCTTCCGCTGCCACCGCCGGTTGACACTACTTCGCCCACCAATGCAAATCATGCCAACCATGGGGTCCCTGTCCCTCTGCTGAACGCAGAGAGAGTACAAGCTTCGCTGCGCAAGTCCTTGTCGTTCCTGGTTCACCTGACCGCCAAGTTTCCCCTGGTGTTCATCTTCCTCCTCATAGTGCTCTATGCGATCCCTGCCAGCGCAGCAGTCTTGCTACTGTACATCCTTATCACGGTGCTGTTCGCGCTCCCCTCGTTCCTGATACTGTATTTCGCGTATCCGAGCCTGGACTGGCTTGTTAGGGAAATCTTTGCCTGA
- the LOC100193235 gene encoding Chaperone protein ClpB2, chloroplastic codes for MAAAPPLSADVLSFLTSAPAAPTPVVAAAWGAARAGPVRGKAALRTTRGGRGGVLAPLVGRRPRRTPLSVRCNATSRDGRITQQEFTEMAWQAIVSSPEVAKESKHQIVETEHLMKSLLEQRNGLARRIFSKAGVDNTRLLDATKKFIQRQPKVLGEEPGSMLGRDLEALIQRARDFKKEYGDSYVSVEHLVLGFAEDKRFGTQLFKDFQITVKTLKSAIESIRGKQNVIDQDPEGKYEALDKYGKDLTAMARQGKLDPVIGRDDEIRRCIQILSRRTKNNPVLIGEPGVGKTAIAEGLAQRIVQGDVPQALTNRRLIALDMGALIAGAKYRGEFEDRLKAVLKEVTDSDGQTILFIDEIHTVVGAGATNGAMDAGNLLKPMLGRGELRCIGATTLDEYRKYIEKDPALERRFQQVYVDQPSVEDTISILRGLRERYELHHGVRISDSALVAAAVLSDRYISGRFLPDKAIDLVDESAAKLKMEITSKPTALDEIDRAVLKIEMERLSLTNDTDKASKDRLSRLEAELSLLKDKQRQLTEKWEHEKSVMTKIQSIKEEIDRVNVEIQQAEREYDLNRAAELKYGSLNALQRQLQTTEKELDEYQSSGKSMLREEVTQDDIAEIVSRWTGIPVSKLKQSDREKLLYLEEELHKRVVGQDPAVKAVAEAIQRSRAGLSDPNRPIASFMFMGPTGVGKTELAKALASFMFNTEEAVVRIDMSEYMEKHSVSRLIGAPPGYVGYEEGGQLTEAVRRRPYSVVLFDEIEKAHLDVFNVFLQILDDGRVTDSQGRKVSFTNSIIIMTSNVGSQYILNMDEEDGSSDSAYENIKRRVMDAARSVFRPEFMNRVDEYIVFKPLEREQINSIVKLQLARVQKRIADRKIKLDVSPGAIEFLGSLGYDPNYGARPVKRVIQQYVENELAKGILRGDFKDEDSIFVDTQVTVPSNGQLPLRKLVFQKVGEQSKPAAEGEKFLPAV; via the exons atggccgccgcgccgccgctgtCCGCCGACGTACTCTCCTTCCTAACCTCCGCCCCCGCCGCGCCGACGCCGGTCGTAGCCGCGGCGTGGGGCGCGGCGAGGGCGGGTCCTGTGAGGGGTAAGGCGGCACTAAGGACGACGAGAGGAGGAAGGGGCGGGGTGCTGGCTCCGCTGGTCGGGAGGAGGCCCCGCCGGACGCCGCTCTCGGTGCGCTGCAACGCCACCAGCCGGGACGGCAGG ATTACACAACAAGAGTTCACtgagatggcgtggcaagcaattGTCTCATCCCCCGAGGTGGCAAAGGAGAGCAAACACCAGATTGTGGAGACCGAACATCTGATGAAATCCCTGCTGGAGCAACGGAATGGCCTTGCCCGCCGTATCTTTTCTAAGGCAGGAGTTGACAATACAAGGCTTCTCGATGCCACAAAGAAATTCATCCAGAGGCAGCCTAAG GTATTAGGTGAAGAACCTGGATCTATGTTGGGGCGTGACTTAGAAGCTCTGATACAAAGAGCAAGGGACTTTAAGAAAGAGTATGGTGATTCATATGTCTCAGTTGAACATCTAGTCCTTGGCTTTGCCGAAGATAAGCGGTTTGGGACACAGCTGTTCAAGGATTTTCAGATTACTGTGAAGACCTTGAAATCAGCCATTGAATCGATCAGAGGGAAGCAAAATGTAATTGATCAAG ATCCTGAGGGTAAGTACGAAGCTTTGGATAAGTATGGAAAGGATCTGACAGCTATGGCACGTCAAGGGAAGCTTGATCCAGTTATTGGAAGAGATGATGAGATTCGAAGATGTATACAAATTTTATCACGAAGAACAAAGAACAATCCAGTTCTAATTGGTGAACCTGGTGTAGGGAAAACGGCTATAGCTGAAGG ACTAGCTCAGAGGATTGTTCAAGGAGATGTCCCACAAGCTCTGACAAACCGGCGA CTAATTGCACTTGATATGGGTGCATTGATTGCTGGTGCAAAATATCGTGGAGAGTTTGAGGATAGACTTAAGGCTGTTCTCAAAGAAGTTACAGATTCTGATGGGCAGACCATTCTTTTCATTGATGAGATTCACACAGTTGTTGGAGCAG gtgccacaaatggtgcaatGGATGCTGGTAATCTTCTCAAACCAATGCTTGGGAGAGGAGAGCTACGGTGCATTGGTGCAACAACCCTTGATGAATACCGCAAATATATTGAGAAAGATCCAGCACTAGAGCGGCGCTTCCAACAAGTTTATGTTGATCAGCCTTCAGTTGAAGATACAATTTCAATACTCCGAGGACTAAGAGAGAGATATGAGTTGCACCATGGTGTACGAATATCTGACAGTGCCCTTGTAGCTGCAGCTGTTCTTTCAGACCGTTATATCAGTGGACGATTCTTGCCTGACAAAG CTATTGATCTGGTTGATGAATCAGCCGCCAAATTAAAAATGGAGATAACATCAAAACCTACTGCTCTGGATGAGATCGATCGTGCTGTCCTAAAGATTGAAATGGAGCGTCTCTCACTTACAAATGATACAGACAAAGCATCAAAGGACAGACTATCCCGTCTTGAAGCAGAACTATCACTCTTGAAGGATAAACAACGTCAGTTGACTGAGAAGTGGGAGCACGAGAAATCAGTGATGACTAAAATTCAATCTATCAAAGAAGAG ATTGACAGGGTAAATGTGGAGATACAGCAGGCAGAACGTGAGTACGATCTTAATCGAGCTGCTGAACTGAAATATGGCAGCCTGAATGCCTTGCAGCGCCAGCTTCAAACGACAGAGAAGGAGCTTGATGAATATCAGAGTTCTGGGAAATCCATGCTAAGGGAAGAGGTGACCCAAGACGATATTGCAGAAATAGTGAGCAGGTGGACaggcattccagtttctaaactaAAGCAATCTGACAGGGAGAAATTGCTGTATCTGGAGGAAGAGCTGCACAAGCGAGTTGTTGGTCAGGATCCTGCTGTAAAAGCAGTTGCAGAGGCCATTCAGAGATCCAGAGCTGGATTATCTGACCCAAACCGTCCTATTGCCAGTTTCATGTTCATGGGACCTACAGGAGTTGGCAAGACAGAGTTAGCGAAAGCCCTTGCTTCCTTTATGTTCAACACTGAGGAAGCTGTTGTCAGGATTGACATGAGCGAGTACATGGAGAAGCATTCAGTCTCGAGGTTGATTGGTGCTCCACCAGGTTATGTTGGGTATGAAGAGGGTGGTCAACTGACAGAGGCTGTTCGCCGTAGGCCATATTCGGTTGTCTTGTTTGATGAGATTGAGAAAGCTCATTTGGATGTCTTCAATGTCTTCCTTCAAATATTGGACGATGGTAGGGTTACTGATTCTCAAGGCCGGAAAGTGAGCTTCACCAACTCCATCATTATCATGACGTCCAACGTTGGGTCACAGTATATACTAAACATGGATGAAGAAGATGGATCATCTGATTCAGCCTATGAGAACATAAAGAGGAGGGTGATGGATGCTGCAAGATCGGTGTTCCGTCCAGAGTTCATGAATCGTGTAGATGAGTACATTGTTTTCAAGCCTCTCGAGAGAGAACAGATCAACAGCATTGTCAAATTACAG CTTGCAAGAGTACAGAAGAGGATTGCAGATCGCAAAATAAAGCTCGATGTCTCGCCTGGAGCCATTGAATTCTTGGGAAGCCTCGGGTATGACCCGAATTATGGCGCGAGGCCTGTGAAGAGAGTGATTCAACAGTATGTGGAGAACGAACTCGCAAAGGGCATCCTCAGAGGTGATTTCAAGGACGAGGACAGCATCTTCGTGGACACCCAGGTTACGGTGCCCTCCAATGGCCAGCTTCCGCTGCGAAAGCTAGTTTTTCAGAAAGTGGGTGAGCAATCGAAGCCTGCTGCTGAAGGCGAGAAGTTCTTGCCGGCTGTTTGA